ATCGTCTATTAGTCCGCGAATTGCCTTCTCTTCTGCATGATTCCCTGTCATCGCTTCCCTCCTCTACATTTGCTTTGGATGAATAATGGACCACAGCACTCCGAACTTGTCGCGGAGCTGTCCAAAACGTGTCGCGAAAAACGTCTCTGCGATTGGCATCGTGACTTCGCCGCCATCCGCAAGGATTTTCCAGATATTGTCTGCACTCTCTGTTGAGTCGAGCGTGAGATACAGATACGAGCTGCGGATAGGCTGGAAGTAGTTTGGCGGAACGTCGTTACCGATCAGTTCCACGCCCGCTATATCGATGCGGGCATGGACCACTGCATTTCCCATTCCCTGCGGCACTTTATCTTGCGAGGGCAATTGATTCTGCTTCATCATCATGGTGATCTTTGCGTCAAGATGTTTCTCGTAAAACAGAAACGCTTCTTCGCATCTTCCGCCAAAGTTCAGGTGTGTGTAGAGCTTCATACAATTTCATCCTTCCTTTATCGGTGAAGTTTCTAAAGACAGAGTTATCCCTGCTCAACACCAGGCATTCCGACCATCCACGCTACGCCGAACTTGTCGGTACACATGCCGAACAAGGACGACCAGAACGTAGGTGCCATCGCCATCTGAACGCTGCCACCTTCTTTGAGAGCCTCATAGATGCGCTTCACTTCGGCTTCGTCCTTTGACTCCACCGAGACTTGAAAGCCTCCGATGGGTGTGGAGCTATCCGGTGGGGCATCGCAGCCCATCAGTCGCCCATCGCCCAGTGGAATCGACGTGTGCATGATTTTGTCTTTCCAATTAGGCGGTATCGGCATTCCTTGAGGTGCCTCGCCGTACTTCATGGCAAAGGCATCCTTTGCGCCGAAGATCTTCTTGTAGAAATCAAATGCCTCTGCGCAATTTCCCTGAAAATTCAAGTGAACATTCATTTGCATGGATCTTCTCCTTTTCTTGATCTTTCATGCTGCTGTGAGTTGCCGGCCCGACTTACTGTCTTTTCAGCAGCTGCGCCAACTTCTCCAGGCTCTGGCTCCAGCCTTCCTTCATTCCTCTCAGATACATTGGAGCTACTTCCGTCATGCTCCTAACGTGTACATCCAGAGTCAGCTCGGTTCCCCCATTCTTCTCTTCGAGGAACACTGAGTTCCAGGTTTCAAAGATCGCGTTGCCATCTTTATCGAGCGGCGTTGCCGTAAAGTGAAAACGGTAGGGCGCGTAAAACTCTACCACTCGGCCGGACATGGGATACACGGTTCCGTCCGGAGCTTTCATCTCGAGATAAATCTTTCCGCCGCCTCTGCCTTCAAACTCACAGCGTGGGACAGTAAAGCTCTTGGGTGCCCACCACTCGGCAAGCATCTCGGGCGTGGTCCAGGCAGCGAATACAAGATCGCGCGGCGCTTCAAAAAAGCGGCGTAGATGCAGTTCTGTCGGCACATCATTTGCGTCGGGTATACGTCCCGGCTGCTCAGCCGCCAGGAACTCCGCGAACTTATCGAATGCACTGTTCCAGCCGCCGGTGTGCCCGTCGCATGCGCTAGAACTCAGGAAAGGCCCTTGTGTGAATGTCATCACGGTCTTGTTGCCTTTTTCTTCCAGCCGCACCGTAACGGTGTTTTCCTCAAAGTCCATGTTGCTCAACCCAACGTCGCTCGGGACGTCCCACGCAAAGGAGAAGACCAGGAGTTCCGGCGGCTTTACTTCGCGGACTGTTCCATGCTGCTTCAACTGCACTAAAGCGCCGGTTGCCGGCACAAAGCCCTCCATGGTTCGCCGCCAAGGCGCACCGGGGGTCTTTGGCATGTCGAGCTCGATGGTGGTGAACCCTCGTGGTCCCATCCACTTCATCTGCATTGCAGGATCGGTCCATGCCTCCCACACCAACTCACGAGGCGCATCGAAGACGCGCGTGATCTTCAGCTCATAGTCCTTGAAGGGCTCCAATCCATTCTGTGCCTGCGTCATCGCTGCTGTACTCATGCTGTTGCTCCTTTCGTTGCAAGAACTTTTGTTAGTCGCTTGAACAGGTCGCGACCACCCTGAATCGATACGATGGTTCGTTCATCCTTTTGCAACTCCGGCAATACTTCGAGCAAGTTGTGCATTACGATTTCTCCTTTTTCGCTGTAGTCTTGCGCTTGTTCTCTTTCTCGCTTGCCTTATTCGCTTGCAGTCTCTGCAGATATGCGTCGAGGCGGTCGAAGCTCTCTTCCCAAAACCTTCTGTACTCATCGATCCAAGCGGCAGCGGTCTTCAACGCCGCTGGGTTTAGCCGAGCCGGCCTGGTTTGTGCGTCGCGGCCACGGTCGATGAGACCGGCTTTCTCCAGCACTTTGAGGTGCTTGGAGATCGCAGGCATCGACATTTCAAACGGCTTGGCCAGCTCTGTCACCGAAGTCTCGCCGAGTGCAAGCCGAGCAAGGATTGCACGTCTTGTTGGATCGGCCAGTGCTGCGAATGTCGCGTCTAAATTTGATTCGTTCATCTCTTTATTCCGTGAGCTAGATTATTTCACCTTTCGGTTACATAACCAATAGGTGAAATATAGGACCAATGTATTCGTTTGTCAACCCCCTTACGCAAATATTTTTTAGAGGCTATTCAACATAGGCACAAGGCTGCTGAACCTATGAATTAATCAGCGTCCAAAGGGGAAGGACCGGAAACAGAAGTTTTATGCGATTACGATGGCGTCGTAAGCCGATTGGTCGAGATGGGATCGATCTTCCAGGCGTTAGCTGTTATTTGGGTTCCGCCGATAACACGAACTTTAATGTCAGGTATCATCGCCTGCGAATAGTAAAAGCGTTTGGTATACCCTGCGCGCTGACTCATAATTACTTCGATGACCGAGCCATCGACGTAGGCATGTAACTGCGGGACGTCCCCAAGCTCCAAAACAATTTCTTTATTGTCGACAAGAAAAGCGTGTTTTAGAGGATCATAAGTGACATGGAGCAGCTCACTCTTGTCGCTTGAATTTTGCATAACAAAGTCGAACGCTTCCGCACCTCGGAGCGCGGTGCACAATACCTCTCCCGAGGCCTTCTGAAGCGTGAATTCGATCCCCTTGCCGTGATTCTCAGGCAGCACAGGCGATGCTGATCGCAGAGTAGCGAGGGCTGGAAGAATCTGCATTCTGAGAGTGCAGTCCTGATCAAGATGCAACACGCGCGGTAGACTCATCATCCCTGCCCATCCGGCAGCCTTGTATTCTGCCTCCGGTCTTCGCTCTGGGATCCATCCCCAGAGAATACGTTGGCCATTGGCGTCGAGCTGGGACTTCGGAGCATAGAAGGCGCCAAGATCGAGCAGCCCTGTCTTCGCCGAATGGAAGAGCATGGTTTCTGAATCGAGCTTTCCCGATTGCCAGAAGACCTTTCCCTCCGTGGAATAAATCAAGACATGACCTCCATCGAGGGCGAACAGCTCGGGGCACTCCCACATCTCGCCATCGTCGCATGGATTTGATGTATGCTTTCCAGTCCATGTGCCCGTTGCCACCTGGTGCATGTACTCCCAGCGTTTCATATCTTTGGAACGATATAGCAATACACAACCGCCTACGTTAGCAACGCCGGAGCCCACTGTCATGTAGTACCAGTCGCCCTGCTTCCATGCTGAAGGATCGCGGAAGCCGGTAATCTTGATCCCTGGTGGAGGAAGAGGAACGATGGGCTCAGGCTCTTTGGTCCACTGGATTAGCCTCGGATCATCGGACCACGCCAGACATTGCGATTCCTGAATTCTGTTTTCACCATCACGAATCGTGGCCTTGTCGGGTGTGCTCTCAACCGTGCCTGTATAAACAACGTAGACACGATGACCTACAGCGATTGCAGAACCCGAAAAGCAACCATAGGCGTCTGGGCCATTCGACGTTGGGGTGAATGCAATTGGCAGATGCGTCCAGTGAATCATGTCCGGACTCATCGAGTGATACCAACTCATGTCTCCCCACACCGCAGCGTGCGGATTATATTGGCAGAACATGTGATAACGACCGTTGAAATAGATCGGCCCGTTAGGATCGTTCATCCAGTTGGCCGCAGGTAACAGATGGAACTGCGGGCGCATGGGATCTTTGGCTAGCTTTGCCTCCAAGCCACTATCGCCTTCTGTCACCTCTTGCGCATCGATTTTGCAAGGCAGAAACGACGCAGCAGTCATCAGTACCGCCGAAGACAGGAACTCTCGCCTTGTACCTGAAACAGATATCTTCTTCATCGGTCTCCGTTCATGCATTCAGCAATTCCTGGATTCACCTCAATGATTCTAACCAGAGGCTCTAACATTGCTGCGCGGCCTCCAGAGAGTATAGTCACTGCGCTATTGCGCGGCTAAAAACTGATCCGAGCTGCTAGCTGAATATTGCGCGGATCACCGACGGCAGTGGCGCGACCAAATGTAGCG
This region of Edaphobacter dinghuensis genomic DNA includes:
- a CDS encoding VOC family protein, coding for MKLYTHLNFGGRCEEAFLFYEKHLDAKITMMMKQNQLPSQDKVPQGMGNAVVHARIDIAGVELIGNDVPPNYFQPIRSSYLYLTLDSTESADNIWKILADGGEVTMPIAETFFATRFGQLRDKFGVLWSIIHPKQM
- a CDS encoding VOC family protein, translated to MQMNVHLNFQGNCAEAFDFYKKIFGAKDAFAMKYGEAPQGMPIPPNWKDKIMHTSIPLGDGRLMGCDAPPDSSTPIGGFQVSVESKDEAEVKRIYEALKEGGSVQMAMAPTFWSSLFGMCTDKFGVAWMVGMPGVEQG
- a CDS encoding SRPBCC family protein, translated to MSTAAMTQAQNGLEPFKDYELKITRVFDAPRELVWEAWTDPAMQMKWMGPRGFTTIELDMPKTPGAPWRRTMEGFVPATGALVQLKQHGTVREVKPPELLVFSFAWDVPSDVGLSNMDFEENTVTVRLEEKGNKTVMTFTQGPFLSSSACDGHTGGWNSAFDKFAEFLAAEQPGRIPDANDVPTELHLRRFFEAPRDLVFAAWTTPEMLAEWWAPKSFTVPRCEFEGRGGGKIYLEMKAPDGTVYPMSGRVVEFYAPYRFHFTATPLDKDGNAIFETWNSVFLEEKNGGTELTLDVHVRSMTEVAPMYLRGMKEGWSQSLEKLAQLLKRQ
- a CDS encoding ArsR/SmtB family transcription factor, with product MNESNLDATFAALADPTRRAILARLALGETSVTELAKPFEMSMPAISKHLKVLEKAGLIDRGRDAQTRPARLNPAALKTAAAWIDEYRRFWEESFDRLDAYLQRLQANKASEKENKRKTTAKKEKS
- a CDS encoding glycoside hydrolase family 32 protein, which produces MKKISVSGTRREFLSSAVLMTAASFLPCKIDAQEVTEGDSGLEAKLAKDPMRPQFHLLPAANWMNDPNGPIYFNGRYHMFCQYNPHAAVWGDMSWYHSMSPDMIHWTHLPIAFTPTSNGPDAYGCFSGSAIAVGHRVYVVYTGTVESTPDKATIRDGENRIQESQCLAWSDDPRLIQWTKEPEPIVPLPPPGIKITGFRDPSAWKQGDWYYMTVGSGVANVGGCVLLYRSKDMKRWEYMHQVATGTWTGKHTSNPCDDGEMWECPELFALDGGHVLIYSTEGKVFWQSGKLDSETMLFHSAKTGLLDLGAFYAPKSQLDANGQRILWGWIPERRPEAEYKAAGWAGMMSLPRVLHLDQDCTLRMQILPALATLRSASPVLPENHGKGIEFTLQKASGEVLCTALRGAEAFDFVMQNSSDKSELLHVTYDPLKHAFLVDNKEIVLELGDVPQLHAYVDGSVIEVIMSQRAGYTKRFYYSQAMIPDIKVRVIGGTQITANAWKIDPISTNRLTTPS